The genomic stretch ACGCTTGGATAGCTCACTTGCCACCTGCCAGAGATTAATTTCCTGACCCGAACCAGTGGGAAACTCGACTTTAAAATCATCACCTAAGTAATAGTGAAACTTTTGTAAGGATTCGATAATTAGATAATTAATTGGGAACCAAATGGGCCCGCGCCAGTTAGAGTTACCACCAAATAGACTGATATTAGACTCCGCAGGTTGATAATCCACAGAGTACTCATGCCCATTTACTTTCAAGATATAGGGATGGTCTTTGTGATATCTGGAAATAGAGCGAATACCATAGGGGCTTAAAAATTCACTCTCATCGAGCATTTTCGCTAGGATTTTTCTGAGCTTGTCTTTATAGGCGATCGCTAATAATCTCCTTGCACCCATACCCTTAGTTTCCATACAGGCAACATTTTCCTTGAGGTTAGGACGATTGTGAATAAACCAATCCATTCGCCGCTTAAAGTTGGGTAATTTTTCTAGGATATCTGGCTCTAAAGTAGCGATCGCAAAAAGAGGAATTAATCCCACTACAGAACGTACTTTGAGCGAGAAATGACGACCATCGGGCAGATTGAGCGCATCGTAGTAAAAGCCATCTTCCTCATTCCATAGTTCCACATTAGTGTTACCAATCCCATTCATGGCATCGGCAATGTATAGGAAATGCTCGAAGAATTTACTCGCAATATCTTCATAGGTAGAGTTGGTTTTGGCGAGTTCTAGGGCGATCGCTAACATATTCAAGCAATACATGCCCATCCAGCTAGTGCCATCCGCTTGATTGATAAAGCCGCCTGTAGGTAACTCTTTGCTGCGATCGAATACGCCAATATTGTCCAGTCCTAAAAATCCACCTTGAAAGACATTATTCCCTTCAGCATCCTTGCGATTTACCCACCAAGTAAAATTGAGGAGCAACTTCTGGAATACGCGCTCTAGAAATTGCTCGTCGCCATAGCCGTACATCTTCCGTTCAATTTGATAAACTCGCAAGGTTGCCCAAGCATGAACGGGTGGATTGACATCACTGAATGCCCATTCATAGGCAGGAAGTTGACCGTTAGGATGCATAAACCATTCGCGCGTCAGCCGATCTAGCTGGAGCTTAGCAAAGGCAGGATCGATGACTGCAAGGGGAATTGCATGAAAAGCTAAATCCCAAGCCGCAAACCAAGGATATTCCCACTTGTCGGGCATGGAGATAATCTCATCACTAAACAGATGCTTCCATTCATGATTGCGAATATTTGGGCGTGGCGATGGATATTTAGGATCGCCATCTACCCATTCTTCGACGATGTAATAATAAAACTGCTTACTCCACAACATTCCTGCAAAGGCTTGTCTCTGGACGTTTCGCTCGTCTTCAGAAATCTCAAAAGGAGTGATGCGATGGTAAAACTCATCTGCTTCCTGCTGCCGCTTTTGGAAGATTTGCTCGAAATCATTGCCAAATGGCTGGGATTGCTGAGAGTCAGTTAAACGTAGATAAATGACTTTAGTTTCGTGAGCGCCAATTTCTAGATCGTAATGCACCGCCGCTTTTGTGCCCACTTGTTCGGGATTAATCGCACCATGGCGATCGCTAACTAAGTAATTATTAATCCCATCTTTAACATAGGGAGAAGTATTTTTGACTTTAAATAATCGCTCGTAATTGGTTTCATTTTCTGTAAACAGAATTGATGGACTATTCTGGTCAGAAGCATCACAGTAAAGCCGATAATTACCTAAGGTTGAATGTTGAGCATCAACGATCCGCATATTTCCATCAGCATTGATTTCCTTAAGCTGAGGTTTATCGCTACCATCGCCCCAAGCCCAAGTATTCCGAAACCACAGGCTGGGCAATAGGTGCAAACGTTGAGATTGACTTCCTCGGTTAGTCACTTTAATTTGAATTAAAATATCCGTCGGTGATGCCTTGGCATACTCGACCGATACATCAAAATAGCGATCGCCATCGAATATCCCCGTATCCATCAGTTCGTATTCGGGTTGATAGCGATCGCGATTGCGATTTTCTTGGATTAGCTTGGCATAGGGAAAGGCTTGGTGGGGATATTTATAAAGCGCCTTCATGTAGGAATGGGTAGGCGTGTTATCGAGATAGAAATAATATTCCTTAACATCCTCGCCATGATTACCCTCTTGACCAGTCAACCCAAACAGCCGTTCTTTGATAATGGAATCTTCACCATTCCAGAGCGCGATCGCAAAGCATAACCTCTGATGATTATCCGATATGCCTAAAATGCCATCTTCACCCCATCGATAGGCTCGCGATCGCGCATGGTCATGGGGAAAATAATTCCAAGCTTCACCATCTTTGCTGTAGTCTTCGCGCACCGTTCCCCATTGGCGATCGCTCAAATACGATCCCCACTTGCGCCAATGGGCTTGGCGATCGCGATTGGCTGCTAGTCTTAACTCTTCTTCGGTCATGATTTTTGCTTCTTAATAATTTAAATAGGCGGCGCTTCGCGCCGCCTATACTTACTGTTCGTGATAATTCCAGAGAAGTCCGCCATCTACAACAAAGGTGGAACCTGTCACATAATCAGCATCAGCCGAAGCTAAAAAGGCAACCATACCCGCCACATCTTCCGACTTGCCCAGCCTGCCCATCGGGATATTTTGCAATAAGGCTCCCAATTTCTCAGGATCGTTCAAGAGCTTGGTATTGATCGGTGTTTCAATCGCCCCTGGGGCAACGTTATTAATCGTGATGCCGTAGGGGGCAAGCTCTACACCAAGGTTGCGAGTCATCATTCTCAAACCGCCTTTACTAGCGCAATAAGATGTAAAGTGCGGAAATGGTAGCTCCTCATGGACAGAACTAATATTAATCACTTTGCCGCCACGCCTAGTTGCCATCAGATGCTTGACAAAGGCTTGAGTTGCAAAAAAAACACCCTTGAGATTGACATTCAAGACTGCATCATAATCCGCTTCCGTTGCCTCCCAAAAATCCGCATGTCTCTCAATGCCAGCATTATTAACCAATATATCCAATTGCCCAAAATAGTCGATGCTCTCAGCAATCATGCGCTGCACTTCAGGGACAGTGCCAGTATCAGCCTTAATCGTAATACCATCGATAGGATGACATGTGCCGCCTGCTTCTTTTACCTTGGCGAGGGTTTCTTCCGCACCTTCAGGATGGGAACGATAATTAATCACGACATTTGCGCCTTCTTTGGCTAAACGTATCGCGATCGCCTGTCCAATTCCCTGACTACTACCTGTAACTAATGCAACTTTATCTTTTAATCTCATTGTTTTTCTCCAAAATAATTAAAAATAGCCAAAGGCGAGCGTTGCTCGCCTTTGGCTATAAAATACTTTTCAAATGTTCCGCCACACGAATGGCATTAGCGATAATCGTGAGCGTGGGATTAACCGCCGTACTAGAGGGGAAAAAACTAGCATCCACAACATAGAGATTCTCCACATCATGGGTGCGACAGTTACGATCTAATACTGAGGTTTTAGGATCGTCGCCAAAACGACAGGTTCCGCATTGATGTCCGACTGCTTGTAAAGGGATATTATTGCGAGGATAAATGCCAAAGGGAATAATCTGCTCGTCGCGATCGATGTTTTTGAGAACTTCAGTCCATCGCTTAGTTAGGCGATCGCTTGCCTCTTGATTATTGGGTACATAGTCGAGATATAGCTTTTCATCAACGACTCGCACTCGATTATTGGGATCGGGTAAATCCTCCGTTTGCAACCACCAACCCGTAGTATGCTCGGCAATTAGCTCCAATTCAAAATTAGGAACTAGCTTCACTAAAGGAGCTAATAGCGGCGGCGCTTCCGCAGGGATCATGTCCTTAAGCACATTGCCCGTATTCTGAACTAACCCCATCGGATAGGGAAACTCAGCATCACCCCAATAAAAGTCACTGACAGCGATCGTCTTTTGATACTTAGCTGGATTCGGCTTCAGCCCGATCGCCACCATCGCTACGCAGAGATGCTTCATAAAATTGCGCCCAACTTGGTCAGAGCTATTTGCCAAGCCATGAGGATGATGGTCGTTAGCTGATCGCAACAGCAAAGCCGCCGAATTCACCGCACCACAGGCAACTATCACAATATTTCCTGAGAAAGTCTGCACTTCACCAGCAATCTCTAATTCGACAGCATTAACCTGTTTGCCAGACTCGTTAGTCAGTAGTTTAAGAACGTTCGCATTAGTCAACAAAGTTACATTGTTCAATGGGCGAATTGGGGCAATTCCATATATCTCAGAATCTGCCTTCGCCTGCACCAAACAGGGAAAGCCATCGCAGGTATTACAGCGAATACAAGTACTTAAAGAGCGATCAACTTCATTCAGCTTTAGTCCCAAAGGCAAATTAAAGGGATGTAATCCCTGCTTCTGAATCCCGTTACTAATTTCCTGCATTCGTGGCTCATGACTAACCGCAGGATAGGGAAACTCAGCACTTCTATTAGGCTCAGTAGGATCTTGCCCAGACTGACCATGAACGGTATAAAGTTCCTCGGCTTTGGTGTAGTAAGGTTCAAATTCATCGTATTTGACTGCCCATGCTGGTGAGATGCCATCTTTGTGGTTAACTTCTTCAAAATCACGATCGCGCATCCGCAGTAGCGCCGCACCATAAACCTTCGTATTGCCGCCGACCCAATAACCAGTGGAAGGACGAAAAGCTTTATCATCTTTGTCAAACCACATTTCATCGGTGTGATAGCGCTCCTTTAGATAGACATCCGCAGCACTCCAGTTTTCTTTTTCTCTAGGTAGAAATCCACCACGTTCTAAAATTAAAATCTTTTTGCCCGTAGAAGCTAGCTCATACGCCAGAGTTCCACCGCCTGCTCCAGTGCCAATAATAATAATGTCGTAATTTTCGACAGACATAGGATTCTCCTCGTGCTATTCAGGTTTAGATCGACATCAATCATCTCGAAAATCAATGTTTCTCAATCCTACTAATAATTAATGCATATCCAAAAAGACAGATTATTAGCATTAGATTAAAAAACGATGAGGGTAATCCTCAGTTTCATCCGTTTAGTTTTTAATTCCTATTTAATTCCTCATCTTAGAATTTTGTTGGAGAAATTGGTCT from Pseudanabaena sp. BC1403 encodes the following:
- a CDS encoding glucosidase, which encodes MTEEELRLAANRDRQAHWRKWGSYLSDRQWGTVREDYSKDGEAWNYFPHDHARSRAYRWGEDGILGISDNHQRLCFAIALWNGEDSIIKERLFGLTGQEGNHGEDVKEYYFYLDNTPTHSYMKALYKYPHQAFPYAKLIQENRNRDRYQPEYELMDTGIFDGDRYFDVSVEYAKASPTDILIQIKVTNRGSQSQRLHLLPSLWFRNTWAWGDGSDKPQLKEINADGNMRIVDAQHSTLGNYRLYCDASDQNSPSILFTENETNYERLFKVKNTSPYVKDGINNYLVSDRHGAINPEQVGTKAAVHYDLEIGAHETKVIYLRLTDSQQSQPFGNDFEQIFQKRQQEADEFYHRITPFEISEDERNVQRQAFAGMLWSKQFYYYIVEEWVDGDPKYPSPRPNIRNHEWKHLFSDEIISMPDKWEYPWFAAWDLAFHAIPLAVIDPAFAKLQLDRLTREWFMHPNGQLPAYEWAFSDVNPPVHAWATLRVYQIERKMYGYGDEQFLERVFQKLLLNFTWWVNRKDAEGNNVFQGGFLGLDNIGVFDRSKELPTGGFINQADGTSWMGMYCLNMLAIALELAKTNSTYEDIASKFFEHFLYIADAMNGIGNTNVELWNEEDGFYYDALNLPDGRHFSLKVRSVVGLIPLFAIATLEPDILEKLPNFKRRMDWFIHNRPNLKENVACMETKGMGARRLLAIAYKDKLRKILAKMLDESEFLSPYGIRSISRYHKDHPYILKVNGHEYSVDYQPAESNISLFGGNSNWRGPIWFPINYLIIESLQKFHYYLGDDFKVEFPTGSGQEINLWQVASELSKRLTGIFLEKASGDRPVYGNIKRFQNDPHWHDLILFHEYFHGDNGAGIGASHQTGWTGLVAKLILQCGEYQ
- a CDS encoding SDR family NAD(P)-dependent oxidoreductase → MRLKDKVALVTGSSQGIGQAIAIRLAKEGANVVINYRSHPEGAEETLAKVKEAGGTCHPIDGITIKADTGTVPEVQRMIAESIDYFGQLDILVNNAGIERHADFWEATEADYDAVLNVNLKGVFFATQAFVKHLMATRRGGKVINISSVHEELPFPHFTSYCASKGGLRMMTRNLGVELAPYGITINNVAPGAIETPINTKLLNDPEKLGALLQNIPMGRLGKSEDVAGMVAFLASADADYVTGSTFVVDGGLLWNYHEQ
- a CDS encoding GMC oxidoreductase, with the protein product MSVENYDIIIIGTGAGGGTLAYELASTGKKILILERGGFLPREKENWSAADVYLKERYHTDEMWFDKDDKAFRPSTGYWVGGNTKVYGAALLRMRDRDFEEVNHKDGISPAWAVKYDEFEPYYTKAEELYTVHGQSGQDPTEPNRSAEFPYPAVSHEPRMQEISNGIQKQGLHPFNLPLGLKLNEVDRSLSTCIRCNTCDGFPCLVQAKADSEIYGIAPIRPLNNVTLLTNANVLKLLTNESGKQVNAVELEIAGEVQTFSGNIVIVACGAVNSAALLLRSANDHHPHGLANSSDQVGRNFMKHLCVAMVAIGLKPNPAKYQKTIAVSDFYWGDAEFPYPMGLVQNTGNVLKDMIPAEAPPLLAPLVKLVPNFELELIAEHTTGWWLQTEDLPDPNNRVRVVDEKLYLDYVPNNQEASDRLTKRWTEVLKNIDRDEQIIPFGIYPRNNIPLQAVGHQCGTCRFGDDPKTSVLDRNCRTHDVENLYVVDASFFPSSTAVNPTLTIIANAIRVAEHLKSIL